In Streptomyces chartreusis NRRL 3882, the following are encoded in one genomic region:
- a CDS encoding amidase: MTTWAGRTAAEISAAVREKRVTPREVAAEHLARIERLDGRVGAFRTVRAEAALAEADEVAARGDFAGLPLAGVPVAVKDNLAVRGESTRVGSAATPDTPAAEDHVTVARLRAAGAVVVGLTNVPELCVFGTTDGVLGTARNPWDPTRSAGGSSGGSAAAVAAGMVPIALGNDGMGSLRIPAANCGLVTIKPGRGVVPTGPGGSDWFGMSENGPLATTVEDARLMLSVLAGDGPALRAEPGPLRVAVSLRSPLAGVTVSRPYTAATREAAGVLMRAGHQVRRADPPYPMSLAMTSLVHWTAGTAADARHLDAQLLTRRTRVHARLGRPFLDRARSGAAREQLRRRLEPFFAEYDVLLTPALARRSPKAGPWHERGWLSNVLANTNYSPLTPPWNLTGWPAMSVPCGTLPSGAPCAVQLVGRPGTEYQLLEVAEQLQERNPWRRTAPMN; this comes from the coding sequence GTGACCACCTGGGCCGGCCGCACCGCCGCCGAGATATCCGCCGCCGTACGCGAGAAGCGGGTCACCCCCCGCGAGGTGGCCGCCGAGCACCTCGCGCGGATCGAGCGGCTCGACGGCCGTGTCGGGGCGTTCCGCACCGTGCGCGCCGAGGCGGCGCTCGCCGAGGCCGACGAGGTGGCCGCACGCGGCGACTTCGCCGGGCTGCCCCTGGCCGGGGTGCCCGTGGCCGTCAAGGACAATCTCGCCGTGCGCGGCGAGTCCACCCGCGTCGGCTCGGCCGCGACACCGGACACCCCGGCCGCTGAGGACCATGTGACGGTGGCCCGGCTGCGGGCGGCGGGCGCGGTGGTCGTGGGGCTGACGAACGTGCCCGAGCTGTGTGTGTTCGGCACGACGGACGGCGTGCTGGGCACCGCCCGCAACCCCTGGGACCCGACGCGCTCGGCGGGCGGTTCGTCGGGCGGCAGCGCCGCCGCGGTCGCCGCCGGGATGGTGCCGATCGCCCTCGGCAACGACGGCATGGGTTCCCTGCGCATACCGGCCGCCAACTGCGGCCTCGTCACCATCAAGCCGGGACGCGGAGTGGTCCCGACGGGTCCCGGGGGCAGCGACTGGTTCGGCATGTCGGAGAACGGGCCGCTCGCCACGACCGTCGAGGACGCCCGCCTGATGCTCTCGGTGCTCGCGGGTGACGGGCCCGCCCTCCGCGCCGAGCCCGGCCCCCTCAGGGTCGCCGTGTCGCTGCGCAGTCCGCTGGCCGGCGTCACCGTCAGCCGGCCGTACACGGCGGCCACCCGGGAGGCGGCCGGGGTGCTGATGAGGGCGGGCCACCAGGTCCGGCGCGCCGACCCGCCCTACCCGATGTCGCTCGCCATGACCTCACTGGTCCACTGGACGGCCGGCACCGCCGCGGACGCCCGGCACCTCGACGCGCAGCTGCTGACCCGGCGCACCCGGGTGCACGCGAGACTCGGCCGGCCCTTCCTGGACAGGGCACGCTCCGGGGCCGCAAGGGAGCAGCTGCGCCGGCGGCTGGAGCCGTTCTTCGCCGAGTACGACGTGCTGCTCACCCCCGCGCTCGCCCGCCGCTCCCCGAAGGCCGGGCCCTGGCACGAGCGGGGCTGGCTGAGCAACGTCCTGGCGAACACGAACTACTCGCCCCTGACGCCCCCGTGGAACCTGACCGGCTGGCCCGCGATGTCGGTCCCCTGCGGAACTCTCCCCTCCGGCGCGCCCTGTGCCGTACAGCTGGTGGGACGCCCCGGCACGGAGTACCAACTGCTGGAAGTGGCCGAGCAGTTGCAGGAACGTAATCCGTGGCGGCGTACGGCACCGATGAACTAG
- a CDS encoding FadR/GntR family transcriptional regulator — protein MDDETAPQKGTVTQRAIERIKAMIGEGRLEPGQRLPTERDLAAQLGISRSSMREAIRALTVLGVLEARHGSGIYVTQLEAGDLLETFGVVADLSRGPRLVELLEIRRILESTATALAAARITADQLAEVEKHLAAMNATDDPEEILAHDLAFHREIAVAAGNETMAAILEGLSSRTFRARVWRGYQEEGAFARTRREHAAIHRALAAHDPEAARAAAAAHVGEVEEWLRAQLGP, from the coding sequence GTGGACGACGAGACAGCCCCGCAGAAGGGCACCGTGACGCAGCGCGCCATCGAGCGGATCAAGGCGATGATCGGCGAGGGCCGGCTGGAACCGGGCCAGCGGCTGCCGACCGAACGTGACCTGGCCGCGCAGCTCGGCATCTCCCGCAGCTCGATGCGGGAGGCGATCCGCGCGCTCACGGTGCTGGGCGTGCTGGAGGCCCGGCACGGGTCGGGCATCTACGTCACGCAACTGGAGGCCGGCGACCTGCTGGAGACCTTCGGCGTCGTGGCGGACCTGTCGCGCGGCCCGCGTCTGGTGGAGCTGCTGGAGATCCGGCGGATCCTGGAGTCGACGGCGACGGCACTGGCCGCCGCCCGGATCACCGCGGACCAGCTGGCCGAGGTCGAGAAGCACCTGGCGGCGATGAACGCCACGGACGATCCGGAGGAGATCCTCGCCCACGACCTGGCCTTCCACCGCGAGATCGCGGTGGCCGCGGGCAACGAGACCATGGCCGCGATCCTGGAGGGCCTGTCGTCGCGGACGTTCCGCGCCCGTGTCTGGCGCGGCTACCAGGAGGAGGGCGCCTTCGCCCGCACCCGCCGCGAACACGCCGCGATCCACCGCGCCCTGGCCGCCCACGACCCGGAGGCGGCCCGCGCGGCGGCGGCCGCGCACGTGGGCGAGGTGGAGGAGTGGCTGCGCGCACAGCTCGGGCCCTAG
- a CDS encoding GNAT family N-acetyltransferase, with protein MAGFRVRPLDAGSWPDFAGLVERHNGVWGGCWCMAFHPEGLSRTKNPEENRARKESRVREGGAHAALVYHGQACVGWCQFGSAPELPRIKHRRAYEKDLDALPDWRITCFFVDRAHRRRGVAAAALDGALQEIARLGGGTVEGYPEDAEGRSVSASFLYTGTVALFESHGFERNRRLGKHHWVVGRKVARADVRDGRTAAS; from the coding sequence ATGGCCGGCTTTCGGGTGAGGCCCCTGGACGCGGGCAGCTGGCCGGACTTCGCCGGTCTGGTCGAGCGGCACAACGGCGTGTGGGGCGGCTGCTGGTGCATGGCCTTCCACCCCGAGGGGCTGAGCCGCACCAAGAACCCCGAGGAGAACCGCGCCCGGAAGGAGAGCCGGGTCCGCGAGGGCGGCGCGCACGCCGCCCTCGTCTACCACGGCCAGGCCTGCGTCGGCTGGTGCCAGTTCGGGTCGGCGCCCGAACTGCCCCGCATCAAACACCGGCGTGCCTACGAGAAGGACCTCGACGCCCTTCCGGACTGGCGGATCACCTGCTTCTTCGTCGACCGCGCCCACCGCCGCCGGGGCGTGGCCGCCGCCGCACTCGACGGAGCCCTCCAGGAGATCGCACGCCTCGGCGGCGGAACCGTGGAGGGCTATCCCGAGGACGCCGAGGGCCGGTCGGTCTCCGCCTCGTTCCTCTACACCGGCACGGTGGCGCTGTTCGAGAGCCACGGCTTCGAGCGGAACCGGCGCCTCGGCAAGCACCACTGGGTGGTCGGCAGGAAGGTCGCCAGGGCGGACGTCAGGGACGGACGTACGGCCGCGTCATGA
- a CDS encoding carboxymuconolactone decarboxylase family protein — MSARLDVFAIPSAGKVIKQFMSLGRLVVESPLPAATRELVSLRVSQINGCAVCIDMHTKEAAAAGETSVRINLVAAWREATVYTEAERAALELAEQATRIADGAGGVPDEVWERAAKHYDEEQLVALVTLIAFMNTANRLNVVLQQPAGDYQPGQFK, encoded by the coding sequence ATGAGCGCGCGTCTGGACGTCTTCGCCATCCCGAGCGCCGGCAAGGTCATCAAGCAGTTCATGTCCCTGGGACGGCTGGTCGTGGAGTCACCGCTGCCGGCCGCCACCCGGGAGCTCGTCTCGCTCCGGGTGAGCCAGATCAACGGCTGTGCCGTCTGCATCGACATGCACACCAAGGAGGCCGCGGCGGCGGGTGAGACCTCCGTACGCATCAACCTGGTGGCCGCGTGGCGGGAGGCCACGGTCTACACCGAGGCCGAACGTGCCGCTCTGGAGCTGGCCGAGCAGGCGACCCGTATCGCGGACGGCGCCGGCGGGGTGCCCGACGAGGTGTGGGAGCGGGCCGCCAAGCACTACGACGAGGAGCAGCTCGTCGCCCTGGTGACCCTGATCGCCTTCATGAACACGGCGAACCGGCTGAACGTCGTCCTCCAGCAGCCGGCGGGGGACTACCAGCCCGGCCAGTTCAAGTAG
- a CDS encoding VOC family protein has translation MSHAPHAPEPPATVAQLDHTAVFASDRRLSAEFLAVVLGLTVGAPFGPFLPVDLGNGVTLDYYEKTDEPIQPQHYAFLVPEEQFDTMITRLEALGVTYYADPSHTEPGRVNDLFGGRGAYFADPDGHNMEIMTRPYVRP, from the coding sequence ATGTCCCACGCACCGCACGCACCCGAACCGCCGGCCACCGTCGCCCAGCTCGACCACACCGCCGTCTTCGCCTCGGACCGCCGCCTGTCGGCGGAGTTCCTGGCGGTGGTCCTGGGCCTGACGGTGGGCGCGCCCTTCGGGCCGTTCCTCCCCGTCGACCTGGGCAACGGCGTGACGCTCGACTACTACGAGAAGACCGACGAGCCGATCCAGCCGCAGCACTACGCGTTCCTCGTGCCCGAGGAGCAGTTCGACACCATGATCACCCGGCTGGAGGCGCTGGGGGTCACGTACTACGCCGACCCGAGCCACACCGAGCCGGGCCGGGTCAACGACCTCTTCGGCGGCCGGGGCGCGTACTTCGCCGACCCGGACGGCCACAACATGGAGATCATGACGCGGCCGTACGTCCGTCCCTGA